In Podospora pseudoanserina strain CBS 124.78 chromosome 5, whole genome shotgun sequence, a single window of DNA contains:
- the FAT1_2 gene encoding long-chain fatty acid transporter fat1 (COG:I; EggNog:ENOG503NU8V): MAALPVSLPVAASALTATAAYLNARWQVSYDLHLLKSILPTVANVAWWTQRDRVNFFYRLEDLATSKSSENRVFLRFEDMTYTYAQAYDTVLRYANFLKDRRGVKKGEMVALDFQNTDTFIFLLLALWAIGAVPALINYNLTGAALVHCVKRANARLMLIDPTVAGDVGEDVKSELSGTMFEVVTPQLESQMLAFDGTRPADELRSGAAGEAMGILIYTSGTTGLPKAAIVSWAKVAVVGGFTSRLVGTGKNDVFYTAMPLYHSTAMLLGFAHTLNVGATFAMSRKFSTSHFWDDVRKHNATIIQYVGETCRYLLSAPTKLDPVTGENLDKKHKVRVAFGNGLRPDVWNAFKERYGIETIAEFYGATEGSFATWNVSRNDFSMGSVGRAGALYNLLVGRSIAIVEVDHETELPLRDPKTGFCVRTPEGEPGELLFCLPAKNVEARFQGYYGDTGATSKKIMRNVFSKGDAWFRTGDVVRRDGEHRIYFNDRIGDTFRWKSENVSTAEVAHILGLHPGIQESNVYGVEIPGHEGRAGCAGVVFKPSALGHDGVPTSETLKTLAEHVRANLPRYALPLFLRVAKDGSLESTGTNKQQKVGLRNEGVDPSKTGSDDIFWLKGASYERFGPNDWSSLQGGKVKL, from the exons ATGGCTGCTT TGCCGGTATCTCTTCCAGtcgccgcctcggccttgaCGGCCACCGCAGCATATCTGAATGCTCGATGGCAGGTCTCTTACGATCTCCACTTGTTGAAGTCTATCCTGCCCACGGTAGCAAACGTGGCATGGTGGACTCAGCGTGATCGTGTCAACTTCTTTTACCGCCTCGAAGACCTCGCCACCTCCAAGTCCTCAGAAAACCGCGTTTTCCTTCGTTTTGAAGACATGACTTACACATATGCGCAAGCCTACGACACAGTTCTCCGCTATGCCAATTTTCTCAAGGATCGCCGGGgtgtgaagaagggggagatggttgCGCTTGACTTCCAGAATACCGACacttttattttcttgttgctggcttTGTGGGCTATCGGGGCTGTTCCGGCACTTATCAACTACAACCTCACCGGTGCGGCACTCGTTCACTGCGTCAAGAGGGCGAACGCGCGGTTGATGCTGATCGACCCCACCGTGGCTGGAGAcgttggggaggatgtcaagTCCGAGCTGAGCGGAACCATGTTTGAAGTTGTGACACCACAGTTGGAGAGTCAGATGTTGGCGTTTGATGGTACCAGGCCTGCGGATGAGCTGCGGAGTGGTGCGGCGGGCGAGGCAATGGGCATACTTATTTACACAAGCGGCACAACAGGCTTACCCAAGGCCGCGATTGTTTCTTGGGCCaaggttgctgttgttggtggttttaCATCTCGATTGGTTGGCACGGGCAAGAATGATGTGTTTTACACT GCAATGCCCCTTTACCATTCGACGGCTATGCTGCTGGGATTTGCTCACACTTTGAACGTGGGCGCTACATTTGCCATGAGCAGGAAATTTTCCACTAGTCACTTTTGGGACGACGTCCGAAAACACAATGCCACGATCATCCAATACGTCGGCGAAACATGCAGATATCTGCTCTCGGCCCCAACAAAATTGGATCCCGTCACGGGCGAGAACCTCGACAAGAAGCACAAAGTCCGGGTCGCCTTTGGAAACGGTCTTCGCCCCGACGTGTGGAATGCCTTCAAGGAGCGGTACGGCATTGAGACGATTGCCGAGTTCTACGGCGCCACCGAGGGAAGTTTTGCAACATGGAACGTGAGCAGAAACGACTTCAGCATGGGCTCCGTAGGACGGGCTGGCGCCCTATACAACCTGCTTGTTGGCCGGTCTATCGCCATCGTCGAGGTTGATCATGAGACGGAATTGCCACTCAGAGATCCCAAGACTGGATTCTGCGTGCGAACACCGGAGGGCGAGCCAGGCGAATTGCTCTTTTGTCTCCCGGCGAAGAATGTAGAGGCGAGGTTCCAGGGATACTACGGCGATACGGGTGCCACGTCCAAGAAGATCATGCGCAATGTCTTTTCGAAGGGCGATGCTTGGTTCCGGACTGGTGATGTGGTTCGTCGAGATGGCGAGCACAGGATCTACTTCAACGACCGGATCGGCGATACCTTCAGGTGGAAGAGTGAGAATGTGTCGACCGCTGAGGTGGCTCATATCCTGGGACTTCATCCAGGAATCCAAGAGTCAAATGTGTATGGCGTAGAGATTCCGGGACATGAGGGCCGGGCTGGATGCGCAGGCGTGGTTTTCAAGCCCTCGGCTTTGGGACATGACGGTGTTCCTACCAGCGAGACGCTCAAGACGCTGGCGGAGCATGTAAGGGCCAACCTGCCCAGATACGCGTTGCCTCTTTTCCTCCGAGTCGCCAAGGATGGGTCGCTCGAGAGCACCGGGACAAACAAACAGCAAAAGGTCGGCCTGCGAAACGAGGGCGTGGATCCTAGCAAGACTGGCAGTGATGATATCTTCTGGTTGAAGGGGGCATCATATGAGAGGTTTGGGCCGAATGATTGGAGCTCGCTGCAGGGCGGCAAGGTGAAGCTTTGA
- a CDS encoding hypothetical protein (EggNog:ENOG503NU5W; COG:C) has product MGSIVQAPTLATQAMPFKVLVVGGSYGGLSAALNLQDLCSGLAPRCGPKPVEGAPVIETPQFNVDITIVDERDGFYHLIGSPLALADEDYAAKSWVRYEDVPAVSQSQHIRVLHGSVKSVDQTSKTATYLPHGLVSSPENTSTLSYDFLVAAAGLRRVWPVVPQSLRRKQFLFEAGDHIRAATTARHGVVVVGGGAVGIEMAAELKLVQPQLKVTLVHSRDKLLSSEPLPDEVKDKSLELLLEAGVGVRMSTRLDKTEEVVDEQGKKAVRVWFTDGESILADQVSLAVSRSVPSTAFLGVKETGVLDEEGYVKIQSSLAFPAETPNWSDHFAIGDLVKWSGIKRCGGAMHMGFFAGNNIHQRMIEIASGKEPAFLKLDEIPPMIGLAVGKKAVSYWPATGVSAGEDVSQAFFGDDLGFTICWNHLGLGNRQKL; this is encoded by the exons ATGGGATCCATCGTCCAAGCacccaccctcgccacccaGGCCATGCCCTTCAAAGTTCTCGTCGTGGGCGGCTCCTACGGCGGtctctccgccgccctcaacctccaagaTCTCTGCAGTGGTCTCGCACCACGATGCGGCCCCAAGCCAGTCGAGGGCGCGCCAGTGATCGAGACACCACAGTTCAACGTTGACATCACCATTGTAGACGAACGTGATGGCTTCT ACCACCTCATCGGCTCCCCCCTCGCCCTGGCCGACGAAGACTACGCGGCCAAGTCCTGGGTAAGATACGAAGACGTCCCCGCCgtctcccaatcccaacacATCCGCGTCCTCCACGGCTCTGTCAAGTCAGTTGATCAAACCTCCAAGACGGCCACTTACCTCCCCCACGGCCTGGTGTCCTCCCCAGAAAACACAAGCACTCTTTCATATGACTTTTtggtcgccgccgccggcctccGCCGCGTCTGGCCTGTGGTTCCGCAGTCTCTCCGCAGGAAACAGTTTCTCTTTGAGGCCGGCGACCATATCCGTGCTGCCACTACTGCCCGCCACggcgtggtggttgtgggcggtggtgcggTCGGTATCGAGATGGCTGCTGAGCTGAAGCTTGTCCAGCCTCAGTTGAAGGTCACGCTTGTGCACTCGAGGGATAAGCTTCTCAGCTCGGAGCCGCTGCCGGATGAGGTCAAGGATAAGAGTTTGGAGCTGTTGCTTGAGGCGGGGGTTGGCGTGAGGATGAGCACTAGGTTGGAtaagacggaggaggtggtggacgagcaggggaagaaggcggtCAGGGTGTGGTTTACCGATGGGGAGAGCATTCTCGCCGATCAGGTCAGCTTGGCGGTGTCCCGGTCTGTGCCGTCGACGGCgtttttgggggtgaaggagaCTGGtgtgttggatgaggaggggtatGTGAAGATTCAGAGTAGCTTGGCTTTCCCGGCTGAGACGCCAAACTGGAGTGATCACTTTGCTATTGGGGATTTGGTAAAGTGGTCGGGGATTAAGAGGTGCGGTGGGGCTATGCATATGGGTTTTTTCGCTGGGAATAATATTCATCAGAGAATGATTGAGATTGCTTCTGGGAAGGAGCCTGCCTTCCTTAAGCTGGATGAGATCCCGCCCATGAttgggttggcggtggggaagaaggcggtTTCGTACTGGCCTGCGACTGGTGTGTCGGCCGGTGAGGATGTCTCGCAGGCCTTCTTTGGGGATGATCTTGGGTTTACGA TCTGCTGGAATCACTTGGGGCTTGGAAACAGGCAAAAGTTGTGA
- the GPI17 gene encoding GPI transamidase component (COG:M; COG:O; BUSCO:EOG092635DF; EggNog:ENOG503NYTX): MSAQPLPSNDNDVSIATISPKKEAPTSSKKLPPPEKPTDVRRRSHVILSFWLIVLLLGLPIWWKTTTIYRADLPLEDMLEWADGKACRPVFPLRISIQATSLQDQEAQNLLRLTQHALDDLNDFAGHHLRLQMGDEKQDSADNSSALTIRLTPGEGTTATLDPYEPILDITYPQNTIPSPTASSSALATYIASQLRTTFAEEQATISYLLSTNSMPSEHRPLGLSPETAEALAKRTTRSLKYAPTYHLTFSLFTSGPLPSSWDIETAIEEYMKPVLDVLSPIHNFTIDTQVQLYASPGVQNQVLNKEDLSSFINAAEWPLSPSIGGAPTINFIVFVGNQTIASPSQEAAPTSHSWLIPQWGTVFLLSLPGDTTHVAAATLKQPLLTFTSHLLSLTGTPESGSLPLRLSTLARIRSADLLLRASSTLGSLARLAMALPSISIPSSVADGVTKTMSHLRLACDNLGGTEGLAHARIAGAEAERAFFEKSMVGQLYFPDEHKIAVYLPLLGPVAVPLVMGLINEIKAWRKRRRERAEKGAEKKGE; the protein is encoded by the exons ATGTCTGCTCAACCACTCCCCAGCAACGACAATGACGTTTCCATCGCAACGATATCCCCCAAGAAAGAAGCGCCAACTTCATCCAAAAAACTTCCCCCGCCAGAGAAGCCAACTGACGTGCGCCGGCGCAGCCATGTCATCCTCTCCTTTTGGCTGATTGTCCTCCTTTTGGGTCTCCCCATATGGTggaagaccaccaccatatACCGCGCCGATCTTCCCTTAGAGGACATGTTAGAATGGGCAGACGGAAAG GCCTGTCGCCCCGTCTTCCCCCTCCGCATCTCGATACAAGCCACATCGCTTCAggatcaagaagctcaaaaCCTACTTCGGCTGACCCAGCACGCCCTTGACGATCTTAATGATTTCGCCGGGCATCATCTTCGCCTTCAGATGGGCGATGAGAAGCAAGATTCGGCCGACAATAGCAGCGCCTTGACTATTCGCCTCACTCCAGGCGAGGGCACAACCGCAACGCTTGATCCATACGAACCTATTCTGGATATCACCTACCCACAAAACACGATACCCTCTCCAACCGCTTCCTCGTCGGCGCTTGCCACATATATCGCAAGTCAGCTAAGGACCACGTTCGCCGAGGAACAGGCCACCATCTCGTACCTCCTCTCGACGAACTCGATGCCGTCGGAACACAGGCCGCTTGGATTATCGCCAGAAACCGCCGAAGCTCTTGCCAAGCGCACGACAAGATCCTTGAAATATGCGCCGACTTACCATCTTACCTTCTCTCTGTTTACAAGTGGGCCTCTACCAAGTAGCTGGGATATCGAGACCGCCATCGAAGAGTACATGAAGCCCGTGCTGGACGTCCTCTCGCCCATTCACAATTTCACGATCGATACCCAGGTACAACTATACGCTTCACCTGGTGTTCAGAACCAAGTTCTCAACAAGGAGGATTTGTCCTCTTTCATCAACGCCGCAGAATGGCCACTGTCGCCCTCCATCGGTGGTGCGCCAACCATCAACTTCATTGTGTTTGTGGGGAACCAAACCATTGCGTCCCCTTCGCAGGAGGCTGCGCCGACCTCCCATTCATGGCTGATCCCCCAATGGGGCACCGTCTTTCTGCTGTCCCTCCCTGGCGACACCACCCACGTCGCGGCCGCCACCCTCAAGCAGCCCCTTTTGACATTCACCTCTCACCTCTTGTCACTCACCGGCACCCCTGAGTCAGGTTCTCTACCCCTGcgcctctccaccctcgcgCGTATCCGGTCTGCCGACCTGCTCCTCCGTGCCTCGTCTACCCTTGGATCTCTCGCCCGTCTTGCCATGGCTCTTCCCTCCATCTCAATCCCGAGTAGCGTCGCAGACGGCGTCACAAAGACCATGTCGCACTTGCGCCTCGCTTGCGACAACCTAGGCGGCACTGAAGGACTGGCTCACGCGCGGATTGCAGGGGCTGAGGCGGAAAGGGCGTTTTTCGAGAAGAGCATGGTTGGGCAGTTGTATTTCCCTGACGAGCACAAGATTGCTGTTTACCTGCCGCTATTGGGGCCGGTGGCGGTGCCGTTGGTTATGGGGTTAATTAACGAGATTAAggcttggaggaagaggaggagggagagggctgagaagggggctgagaagaagggggagtgA
- a CDS encoding hypothetical protein (EggNog:ENOG503NVNI; COG:J): MASTQTKARLQLAEYAASSEPILKLPHPYQTAYHVVKGQEGFQLQARKGLKPLREPIHNDAIFFTAPEDLKLGDKPKDSNNTAWGRARRTPSVSITWRSEQPPTVGQVWLITYAVFILRPSEEAFRLALFGSGADKLSSQLKAVGLAIDHPTTAIKDAPPTKELVISRGAFWQGAGSPFGSRPAWVPEEQDPDLSGYPLPPPEYVMTSDSSALCWHPRRRAKPIPGSVIYSRYIPHLKETFSMIALDYKNDEHLNLFHTWQNDPRVSQGWNETGTVEQHREYLRKAHEDPHQITILARFDDVCFAYFEVYWGKEDRIGAYYSAGDYDRGRHSLVGDVRYRGPHRVSAWWSSLMHYLFLDEPRTMSVVGEPKYTNSSVLMYDLMHGFGLDKFIDLPHKRSAFVRCSRERFFQLCPLDENDKVMGGTGVGLVPKL, translated from the exons ATGGCGTCAACGCAAACAAAAGCGCGTCTCCAACTCGCGGAGTACGCTGCGTCTTCCGAGcccatcctcaaactccctcacccctACCAGACCGCCTACCACGTCGTCAAGGGCCAGGAAGGCTTCCAGCTCCAAGCCCGTAAGGGCCTCAAGCCCCTTCGCGAGCCTATTCACAACGatgccatcttcttcacaGCTCCCGAGGACCTCAAGCTCGGCGACAAGCCAAAAgactccaacaacaccgcctgGGGCAGAGCAAGACGGACGCCGTCCGTCTCCATCACCTGGAGGAGCGAGCAACCACCCACCGTCGGCCAAGTGTGGCTCATCACCTACgccgtcttcatcctccgccCCTCCGAGGAAGCCTTCCGCCTCGCTCTCTTCGGCTCCGGCGCCGACAAGCTCTCCTCCCAGCTCAAGGCCGTCGGCCTAGCCATtgaccaccccaccaccgccatcaaggacGCCCCCCCAACAAAGGAGCTCGTCATCTCCCGCGGTGCCTTCTGGCAAGGCGCCGGCTCCCCCTTCGGCTCCCGCCCCGCCTGGGTCCCCGAAGAGCAGGACCCCGACCTCTCGGGctaccccctcccgccccccgAGTACGTCATGACCAGCgactcctccgccctctgcTGGCACCCAAGGCGCCGGGCGAAACCTATCCCCGGCTCCGTCATTTACAGCCGGTACATTCCCCACCTCAAGGAGACGTTCAGCATGATCGCGCTCGACTACAAGAATGACGAACACCTCAACTTGTTCCACACCTGGCAGAACGACCCTCGCGTTTCCCAGGGGTGGAACGAGACGGGCACGGTCGAGCAGCACAGGGAGTACCTCCGCAAGGCGCACGAGGATCCCCATCAGATCACCATTCTCGCGCGGTTCGACGATGTCTGCTTTGCTTATTTTGAGGTGTACTGGGGCAAG GAGGACCGCATCGGCGCGTACTACTCTGCCGGCGACTACGACCGCGGCAGACACTCCCTCGTGGGCGACGTCCGCTACCGCGGGCCCCACCGTGTGAGCGCCTGGTGGTCGAGCTTGATGCACTACCTCTTCCTTGACGAGCCCCGCACCATGAGCGTCGTCGGTGAGCCCAAGTACACCAACAGCTCAGTTCTCATGTACGACCTCATGCACGGCTTCGGTCTGGACAAGTTCATCGACCTGCCCCATAAGCGCTCCGCCTTTGTGCGCTGCTCGCGGGAGCGCTTCTTCCAGCTTTGCCCTCTGGATGAGAACGACAAGGTGATGGGCGGTActggtgttgggctggttCCTAAGCTTTAA
- a CDS encoding hypothetical protein (EggNog:ENOG503PEAW; COG:Q) produces the protein MADQTAQFTPRFRTDIYPFIEPSKYRGSLRNKVTIITGAAGAIGQGLAESFAVAGAKLVLTYNRTPPPPELEERCLRFGAADVSFIKCDIAELGGCEALVKETLELHGRADILINNAGANGLGPLHDQAPQDFIKEIAVNFHGPYYLMRLLLTYFRQQRSGCVLNIASRAGTVAIPYSTGYCSSKAALINLTACAQKELDIDGLGEEVHMYSLHPGGIKSAMTLKKYSPESVSTLPPQAQSKFVNALDIYDDSPYLNGMVCVALATGVGKEVLRGKYFDVGQDLEDVLGQREALRQNPDLYGLHTSFLGGLKNGGVPEGGYRKEEWGKEFPGF, from the exons ATGGCCGACCAAACCGCCCAATTCACCCCCCGCTTCCGCACCGATATCTACCCCTTCATCGAGCCCTCCAAGTACAGGGGATCCCTCCGCAACAAAgtaaccatcatcaccggcgcaGCGGGAGCAATCGGCCAAGGACTCGCCGAGTCGTTTGCTGTCGCGGGGGCAAAGCTGGTTTTGACTTACAACCGgacgccgccaccgcccgagctggaggagagaTGTCTTCGGTTTGGAGCTGCTGATGTGTCGTTTATAAAGTGTGATATTGCTGAGCTTGGGGGGTGTGAGGCTCTTGTTAAGGAG ACTTTGGAACTGCATGGTAGGGCAGATATTTTGATCAACAATGCTGGGGCTAACGGGCTTGGGCCG CTTCACGACCAAGCGCCTCAGGATTTCATCAAGGAGATTGCGGTCAACTTCCACGGGCCGTATTACCTCATGAGGCTGCTCCTCACGTATTTTCGACAACAGCGAAGTGGCTGCGTGCTGAATATTGCCTCGAGGGCCGGGACAGTGGCTATACCATATAGCACCGGGTACTGCTCCAGCAAGGCAGCACTGATCAACCTAACCGCCTGTGCGCAAAAGGAGCTTGACATTGAcggtttgggagaggaggtgcACATGTATTCGCTGCACCCTGGGGGGATTAAGAGCGCGATGACGCTGAAGA AATACTCACCGGAATCTGTGTCTACTCTTCCGCCTCAGGCGCAGAGCAAGTTTGTGAATGCGCTGGATATCTATGATGACTCCCCGTATCTGAACGGGATGGTGTGTGTTGCGCTTGcgacgggggtggggaaggaggtgctGAGGGGCAAGTATTTTGATGTTGGGCAGGATTTGGAAGATGTGCTGGGTCAAAGGGAGGCGTTGAGGCAGAACCCGGATTTGTATGGGTTGCACACAAGCTTCTTGGGTGGGCTGAAGAACGGGGGTGTgccggagggggggtataggaaggaggagtgggGGAAGGAGTTTCCTGGTTTTTGA
- a CDS encoding hypothetical protein (COG:U; EggNog:ENOG503NUNF) produces the protein MARISDPAGGHPTEQSPLLSNVPVIIETPPNSEALPISENGCVVKKVGVDEESVRSGEIATGISRTQVARIISVLLIGIFVAHCDGSILLATHSNIASEFNDLGNSTWLITGFAIAGAATQTLYGKLSDIYGRKTLVIFAYAIFVFGCFIVGIGQTMGQVILGRVISGAGASGMASLVSILITDLLPIREVAQWRAYVNLVATFGRSIGGPLGGWLVDVIGWRWSFFGQVPIILGAIILVAIYLPSHTEPTSDAVSTSSAEAEIRKSEFSRIDFKGSFIFAFMILALLTPIELGGVKLPWSSPITISLISFSFVLIAVFVAVEKRQEEPILPLEIFHQRDAVISYLILGLQTAAQLGLMFSVPLYFQITSRSSASSAGAHLVPAVAGNAIGGVLSGILIKRSGRYKALIILAVTFSSLSYLLLMLRWHGNTNVWESLYIFPSGFGTGIAQSAVFISLQAVVDPAHAAPSISFMYLSSTIALTMGLSVSNAVMKAALRRTLFNRLAGLGFGAVEIAKVIAETVSDVDYVDRARGVVQKAVVESYVDGLWWSHAVSFFFSASAFVLALFIKQRRLEGTA, from the exons ATGGCACGAATTTCAGACCCAGCAGGTGGCCACCCAACCGAGCAGTCGCCCCTTCTCAGCAATGTGCCAGTTATCATTGAGACGCCGCCAAACTCTGAGGCGCTTCCAATCAGTGAGAATGGGTGTGTTGTGAAAAAGGTCGGCGTGGATGAAGAAAGTGTGCGCAGCGGGGAGATTGCGACTGGCATCTCGAGAACACAGGTGGCTCGCATCATTTCAGTCCTGCTCATCG GCATCTTTGTTGCTCACTGCGACGGCTCCATCCTGCTGGCCACGCACTCCAACATTGCCTCCGAGTTCAACGACTTGGGCAACTCGACATGGCTGATCACCGGTTTTGCCATCGCCGGCGCGGCAACGCAGACACTCTACGGAAAGTTGAGTGATATCTACGGCAGAAAGACGCTCGTCATTTTTGCCTATGCCATTTTCGTTTTTGGTTG TTTTATTGT GGGCATCGGCCAGACAATGGGCCAGGTCATTCTTGGCCGAGTCATTTCAGGGGCTGGCGCCTCTGGCATGGCTTCGCTGGTGTCAATCTTGATCACTG ATCTCCTTCCCATCCGAGAGGTCGCTCAATGGCGCGCCTACGTCAATCTAGTGGCTACATTTGGTCGATCTATCGGCGGTCCTCTCGGCGGCTGGCTCGTGGATGTAATCGGATGGCGCTGGTCTTTCTTCGGGCaagtccccatcatcctcggcgccatcatcctcgttgCAATCTATCTGCCGAGCCACACTGAGCCAACCTCGGATGCTGTCTCGACCAGCAGTGCCGAGGCCGAAATCCGCAAATCCGAGTTCAGCCGGATCGACTTCAAGGGGTCCTTCATCTTCGCCTTTATGATCCTCGCCCTACTCACACCCATCGAGCTAGGCGGTGTCAAGCTACCCTGGTCATCTCCCATCACGATTAGTCTCATTAGCTTCAGCTTTGTGCTCATTGCTGTTTTTGTTGCAGTCGAAAAACGCCAAGAGGAGCCGATTCTGCCACTGGAGATCTTTCATCAGCGGGATGCCGTTATTTCCTACCTGATTTTGGGACTTCAAACAGCCGCCCAGCTTGGA CTCATGTTCTCCGTCCCCCTCTACTTCCAAATcacctcccgctcctccgcctcctcagccGGTGCCCACCTGGTCCCAGCCGTAGCAGGAAACGCCATCGGCGGCGTCCTCTCCGGCATCCTCATCAAACGCTCCGGCCGCTACAaggccctcatcatcctcgctgtcaccttctcctccctctcctacctcctcctcatgctCCGCTGGCATGGCAACACCAACGTCTGGGAATCCCTCTACATCTTTCCCAGCGGCTTCGGAACCGGCATCGCCCAGTCAGCCGTGTTCATCTCCCTTCAAGCCGTCGTCGACCCCGCCCACGCGGCACCTTCGATCTCGTTCATGTATCTCTCTAGCACCATCGCTTTGACAATGGGACTCTCAGTGTCGAATGCGGTTATGAAGGCTGCTCTGAGAAGGACTCTGTTCAATAGGCTTGCCGGACTTGGGTttggggcggtggagattGCAAAGGTTATTGCTGAGACGGTGTCAGATGTGGATTATGTTGATagggcgaggggggtggtgcaaAAAGCGGTGGTTGAGAGTTATGTGGAcgggttgtggtggagtcACGCGGTgtcgtttttcttttctgcgtCGGCGTTTGTGTTGGCGTTGTTTATTAAGCAGAGGAGGCTTGAGGGGACGGCATGA
- a CDS encoding hypothetical protein (COG:G; EggNog:ENOG503NVCA), with the protein MRFSGAALAAGLQLPTAALASHGSQKPLGDDRLDSTPATKGGKQPNIVFILTDDQDLHMNSLDYVPLIKKHLLDEGTLYKRHYCTTAICCPARVSLLTGQQAHNTNVTDVNPPHGGYPKFINQGLNNNYLPIWLQEAGYNTYYTGKLFNAHTVENYNSPYPAGWNGSDFLLDPYTYNYLNSSFQRNQDPPKSYEGFHSVDVLAEKSLGFVDEAVRADGPFFLGIAPVAPHSNVESNTLGDDMGDDWGNLPDIEEFAKFGPPVPAKRHEHLFKDVKIPRTPNFNPDKPTGANWVRLRKKLNQENIDYNDHFYRQRLRTLQSVDELVASVVERLEEHGVLDNTYIFYTTDNGYHISQHRLNPGKECGFEEDINIPLIIRGPGVAKGVVSEIVTTHVDLAPTILNIAGLPHRADFDGEAIPLSQKDIEDTVKTRHEHVTVEFWGFSVSEGGKLFDEDEERLTLNNTYKGLRIIGRGYNFYYAVWCNNEHELYDLSTDPYQINNLLHPATTKPKTLLGVEFHKVIARLDSLLFVLKSCKGRTCVRPWEALHPQGNVANLHDALGKRFDVFYEQQQKKVRFDRCELGYIVDAEGPQFERDGVVYKAGAEGGYKRGGISWSEWT; encoded by the exons ATGCGTTTCTCAGGAGCTGCACTTGCAGCAGGTCTGCAATTGCCCACGGCGGCTTTGGCCAGCCATGGCAGCCAAAAGCCGTTGGGAGATGACCGGCTGGACAGCACACCGGCAACCAAGGGGGGCAAGCAACCAAATATTGTCTTCATCCTGACCGATGACCAAGATTTGCACATGAACTCCCTCGACTATGTCCCCCTGATCAAGAAGCACCTTCTCGACGAGGGCACCCTCTACAAGCGCCACTACTGCACCACAGCCATCTGCTGCCCCGCCAGAGTATCTCTCTTGACCGGCCAGCAAGCTCACAACACCAATGTCACCGATGTCAACCCTCCACATG GTGGCTATCCCAAGTTCATCAATCAAGGGTTGAACAACAACTACCTGCCAATCTGGCTTCAGGAGGCCGGCTACAACACCTACTACACCGGCAAGCTGTTCAACGCCCACACTGTCGAGAACTACAACTCGCCCTACCCGGCCGGCTGGAACGGCTCCGACTTTCTCCTGGACCCATACACCTACAACTAtctcaactcctccttccaacGGAACCAGGACCCCCCCAAGAGCTACGAGGGATTCCACTCTGTCGACGTCCTCGCGGAGAAGTCCCTCGGCTTCGTCGACGAAGCCGTCAGAGCCGAcggccccttcttcctcggcatcgcCCCCGTCGCTCCCCACAGCAACGTCGAGTCGAACACTCTGGGGGATGACATGGGCGACGACTGGGGCAACCTCCCCGACATTGAGGAGTTCGCCAAGTTCGGGCCCCCCGTCCCGGCAAAGCGCCACGAGCATTTGTTCAAAGACGTCAAGATCCCCCGGacccccaacttcaacccTGACAAGCCGACGGGGGCGAACTGGGTCCGGCTTCGCAAGAAGCTCAACCAGGAGAATATTGACTACAATGATCACTTTTACCGCCAGAGGCTTCGCACCCTGCAGTCGGTCGACGAGCTGGTTGCTTCGGTTGTGGAGCGGTTGGAGGAGCATGGCGTTCTGGATAATACGTACATTTTTTACACGACCGATAATGGGTATCATATCAGTCAGCACCGTCTTAATCCTGGGAAGGAGTGcgggtttgaggaggatatcAACATCCCGCTTATCATTCGCGGTCCTGGCGTGGCGAAGGGGGTGGTTTCGGAGATTGTCACCACGCACGTTGACTTGGCGCCTACGATTCTTAACATTGCCGGTTTGCCTCATCGAGCGGACTTTGACGGTGAGGCAATTCCGCTGAGTCAGAAGGACATTGAGGACACGGTCAAGACGAGACACGAGCATGTGACGGTGgagttttgggggttttctGTTTCGGAGGGGGGCAAGTtgtttgatgaggatgaggagaggttgacGCTGAATAACACGTACAAGGGGTTGAGGATTATTGGGAGGGGGTATAATTTTTATTACGCGGTTTGGTGCAATAATGAGCATGAGCTTTATGATTTGAGT ACTGACCCCTACCAAATCAACAATTTGCTTCATCCTGCGACTACCAAGCCCAAGACTCTTCTTGGGGTGGAGTTTCACAAGGTGATTGCTCGGTTGGATTCTTTGTTGTTTGTGCTCAAGTCTTGCAAGGGGAGGACTTGTGTCAGACCGTGGGAGGCGCTGCATCCGCAGGGGAATGTGGCCAATTTGCATGATGCGCTCGGGAAGAGGTTTGATGTTTTTtatgagcagcagcagaagaaggttAGGTTTGATAGGTGCGAGTTGGGGTATATTGTTGATGCCGAGGGGCCGCAGTTCGAgagggatggggtggtgtaTAAAgcgggggcggagggggggtataagaggggggggatcaGTTGGAGTGAGTGGACTTAA